Proteins encoded by one window of Bacillus sp. DTU_2020_1000418_1_SI_GHA_SEK_038:
- a CDS encoding ATP-binding protein, with the protein MNTVLTQPSAAPVIQALRSIGYNASTAISDLIDNCLDAKASLVNINFDYGDSDGMIRIIDNGFGMDEDMLQTAMNIGSKDPRAKRSTNELGRFGMGLKTASFSMGKRLSVLTKREGQYFERCWDLDHVSECNEWQLFTNIPEEVKVKMGEILEESGTIVCIDKLDRFMGYGGKRKLKETSYYNKVSRINRHLEFVFHSILEKNEVKMFINGKVIEPWDPFMRYHQNTIEGETQMLRINDNRIRVQYIILPHASNLSEPEYKKAGGYKGWRDHQGLYIYRENRLLYFGDWMGMFPKDAASQLARVRIDLPNTADSDWQVDIKKSGINLPEDAKKRLETISAIARKVSKDIFYFRTQTGSTNQTFKGSLNTWEQSGSEDGPQFILNRNHPILSELLKNLDDENAKLLNLYLKFVQLGSPSNIIDSPKVPEEQVQEVQDSQRELVIQFASSMLKLNVADKEEQLLNILLSQPAFDGLNRATLKAIITEANLFVSY; encoded by the coding sequence ATGAATACTGTATTGACGCAGCCGTCAGCAGCACCAGTAATTCAGGCACTTCGATCTATTGGCTATAATGCTAGCACTGCTATTTCTGATTTGATAGATAATTGTCTGGATGCAAAAGCATCTTTAGTTAATATTAATTTTGATTATGGCGATTCAGATGGAATGATCAGAATTATTGATAACGGATTTGGAATGGATGAAGATATGCTTCAAACTGCTATGAATATTGGTTCTAAGGATCCGCGTGCAAAAAGAAGCACCAATGAACTCGGAAGATTTGGAATGGGTCTGAAGACAGCATCCTTCTCTATGGGAAAGCGATTAAGTGTGCTTACAAAAAGAGAAGGCCAATATTTTGAGAGATGCTGGGATTTAGACCACGTATCTGAATGTAATGAATGGCAGCTTTTCACAAATATTCCTGAAGAAGTTAAAGTGAAAATGGGAGAAATACTAGAGGAAAGCGGCACAATTGTCTGCATTGATAAGCTTGACCGATTCATGGGATATGGAGGCAAGCGAAAATTAAAAGAAACCAGCTATTATAATAAAGTCTCCCGAATAAATAGACACTTGGAATTTGTCTTCCACTCTATTCTTGAAAAAAACGAAGTAAAAATGTTTATTAACGGAAAAGTGATTGAGCCATGGGATCCGTTTATGCGATACCATCAAAATACAATTGAAGGCGAAACACAGATGCTTCGAATTAATGATAATAGAATTAGAGTCCAGTATATTATCCTGCCTCACGCTTCTAACTTAAGTGAGCCGGAGTACAAAAAGGCAGGCGGATATAAGGGCTGGCGTGATCATCAGGGTCTGTATATATACCGGGAGAACCGGCTGCTTTACTTTGGAGATTGGATGGGGATGTTCCCAAAGGATGCAGCGTCCCAGCTTGCAAGAGTGCGTATTGATCTGCCTAATACGGCTGATTCTGATTGGCAGGTAGATATAAAGAAATCAGGCATAAACTTACCAGAGGATGCGAAAAAAAGGCTGGAGACCATTTCTGCTATTGCAAGGAAAGTGTCAAAGGATATATTCTATTTCCGGACTCAGACAGGTTCCACTAACCAGACATTTAAAGGAAGTCTGAATACTTGGGAACAGTCTGGGAGCGAAGATGGCCCGCAATTTATTCTAAATAGGAATCATCCAATTCTATCAGAGCTCCTTAAGAACTTGGATGACGAAAATGCAAAGCTATTAAACTTGTATCTTAAATTTGTGCAGCTTGGCTCGCCAAGCAATATTATAGACTCTCCAAAGGTTCCCGAAGAACAGGTTCAGGAGGTGCAGGATAGTCAGAGAGAGCTGGTTATCCAGTTTGCTTCTTCCATGCTTAAGCTAAATGTAGCAGACAAAGAAGAGCAGCTTCTGAATATTTTGTTATCACAGCCTGCATTTGATGGATTGAACCGGGCAACATTAAAAGCAATAATAACGGAGGCGAATTTGTTTGTCAGTTATTGA
- a CDS encoding TRAP transporter substrate-binding protein yields MLRKTSKYFLLSLFTGILLLGCGRPAAEPVKEDTSKPDSPKSSDVIEVSFGHGFMPETPHHQAALKFKEMVEEKSDGKLAVNIFPSDQLGSAREQFEGLQIGTQQVALLPTARISGFVPELQLFDLPFLFPSKEKAYELMDGDVGKELLEKLTAQKVKGIAFYEDGFKHFTANSKIEGLKDFNGLKFRTMESPIIMEQFKKLGANPTPIDFTELYNSLQQGVVDGQENPLVTIKNMKFYEVQDYVILSGHGYLGHVLMFSQAWFDSLPSELQQILEETGKELASWQRAEVQKEESQYLEEIKKHGTEVLELSEDSKAELREATKSVHELYKTEFGSHLLDKVYSSIGN; encoded by the coding sequence TTGTTAAGGAAGACAAGCAAGTATTTTTTATTGTCACTTTTTACTGGTATTCTCCTTCTTGGGTGTGGGAGACCCGCTGCTGAACCAGTTAAAGAAGATACCTCAAAACCTGATTCACCTAAAAGCTCAGATGTAATCGAAGTCAGCTTTGGCCATGGATTTATGCCTGAAACCCCTCATCATCAAGCCGCTTTAAAGTTTAAAGAGATGGTGGAGGAAAAATCTGATGGGAAATTGGCTGTAAATATTTTTCCTTCCGATCAACTTGGGAGTGCACGAGAACAGTTCGAAGGATTACAAATTGGCACTCAACAAGTGGCACTTTTGCCAACTGCAAGGATTAGCGGATTTGTCCCTGAATTGCAGCTGTTTGATCTTCCATTCTTATTTCCAAGCAAAGAAAAAGCCTATGAGCTTATGGATGGAGATGTTGGGAAAGAACTGCTAGAAAAGCTTACTGCACAGAAGGTTAAAGGTATTGCATTCTATGAGGATGGTTTTAAACATTTTACCGCCAATTCTAAGATTGAGGGTTTAAAAGATTTTAACGGACTAAAGTTCAGAACAATGGAAAGTCCAATTATTATGGAGCAATTTAAAAAGTTAGGGGCTAACCCCACTCCAATAGACTTTACAGAACTATACAATTCTCTCCAGCAAGGTGTAGTGGATGGACAAGAAAATCCGCTTGTAACAATCAAAAATATGAAATTCTATGAGGTTCAGGATTATGTAATTCTTAGCGGTCATGGATATTTAGGTCATGTTTTGATGTTTAGTCAGGCGTGGTTTGATTCCTTACCTAGTGAATTGCAACAAATTTTAGAGGAGACTGGTAAAGAGTTAGCATCGTGGCAAAGAGCTGAAGTACAAAAAGAGGAATCTCAATATTTAGAGGAAATAAAAAAACACGGAACTGAGGTCCTTGAATTATCAGAGGATAGTAAAGCAGAACTTAGAGAGGCAACTAAGTCAGTACATGAATTATATAAAACTGAATTCGGATCTCATTTATTAGATAAGGTATATTCTTCAATCGGGAACTAA
- a CDS encoding excalibur calcium-binding domain-containing protein: MEKWIGKRPTIGQKALVSKYERLLVQAQNTIISSTEKVLKVIEAECDKKSGRELDGVLILTSDSIIFMSKREHMVYKYSQISDIDVRNDGKDKHEWQITLKIGRSKRIFDDIKKNDDSQEFIETLEHMIVNQSHEIHTTVTHDFDYFLHSERLADLRTRGIKITTFLMKRDDLGQTKNGERLLREKHKYAVLIVEGYYHEKQKKGNFIVIDNGVLLYEYNDKERKAQQIHIWPLVFFSNTVIDHYAIKTVISNNEGKLVMNNSGKKFTDILSTSNIPFKIKTRKWHQKILGFRSGKWWKKTIASLVYLFTLLMIVAIAFGEESKESDNVKPATEVSDSNTDKSNEAARLSEEKRKQEEANRIAEEQRKQEAAARLAEEQRKQEEAARLAEEQRKQEEAARLAEEKLKQEEADRLAQEQKQVFVNYKNCSEARAAGAAPIYKGEPGYAKHLDRDGDGIGCDR; this comes from the coding sequence ATGGAGAAGTGGATAGGTAAACGACCTACAATTGGTCAGAAAGCGTTAGTTTCAAAGTATGAAAGATTATTAGTACAAGCACAAAATACAATAATATCTTCTACTGAAAAAGTTCTAAAAGTTATTGAGGCAGAATGTGATAAAAAAAGCGGACGTGAACTAGACGGAGTATTAATATTGACATCAGATTCAATCATTTTCATGTCTAAACGTGAACACATGGTATATAAATACTCACAAATTAGTGATATTGATGTTCGAAATGATGGTAAGGACAAACATGAGTGGCAGATAACTCTTAAAATTGGGCGATCTAAGCGTATATTTGATGATATTAAGAAAAATGATGATAGTCAAGAATTTATTGAAACTCTTGAACACATGATTGTTAATCAATCTCATGAGATACATACAACGGTTACTCATGACTTTGACTATTTCTTACATTCTGAAAGACTTGCAGATTTACGAACTCGCGGAATCAAAATTACAACGTTTCTAATGAAACGAGATGATCTAGGACAAACAAAAAATGGCGAGAGACTTCTGCGTGAAAAACATAAATATGCTGTACTCATTGTTGAGGGTTACTACCACGAAAAACAGAAAAAGGGTAACTTTATTGTAATAGATAATGGTGTACTACTATATGAATATAATGATAAGGAACGAAAAGCTCAACAGATTCACATTTGGCCTTTAGTTTTCTTTTCAAATACAGTTATTGATCATTATGCAATTAAAACTGTAATTAGTAATAATGAAGGCAAATTAGTAATGAATAATTCTGGTAAAAAGTTTACTGATATATTATCTACTTCTAATATCCCTTTCAAAATTAAAACAAGAAAATGGCATCAAAAAATACTTGGTTTTCGAAGCGGAAAGTGGTGGAAAAAAACAATTGCGTCACTTGTTTATTTGTTTACATTGCTTATGATTGTTGCAATAGCTTTTGGTGAAGAATCTAAAGAATCTGATAATGTTAAACCAGCTACTGAAGTATCTGATTCTAATACAGATAAGTCAAATGAAGCTGCTCGGCTATCAGAGGAGAAGCGTAAACAAGAAGAAGCTAATCGTATAGCAGAGGAACAGCGTAAGCAAGAAGCCGCCGCTCGCTTAGCGGAGGAACAGCGCAAACAAGAAGAAGCTGCCCGTTTAGCAGAGGAACAGCGTAAACAAGAAGAAGCCGCTCGCTTAGCCGAAGAAAAGCTCAAACAAGAAGAAGCTGATCGTTTAGCCCAAGAACAAAAACAGGTTTTTGTAAATTATAAAAACTGTAGTGAAGCTCGTGCTGCTGGCGCTGCACCAATATATAAAGGAGAACCAGGGTACGCGAAACACCTTGACCGTGATGGAGATGGAATAGGGTGTGATAGATAA
- a CDS encoding PD-(D/E)XK motif protein, producing the protein MINLKIEFEQMIKELKSQDETEVYKLNVLTYENPVMLAGIDPANHHRQLYIDLGTEPWADDQEKALPKWRGMSVKIEYFEKVFLLKQHYFLVIRQEDEQSSEIFDVVLQNLADHLVAENEESLFSIVYRVLDRWRIFFQRGGFKRLSEEQQRGLFGELWFINEWLDKNPGQPPLIIEQWEGPTRGRIDFKGSRCGLEIKTVIDKLSKTIKISNENQLKLSEAVSSIFLYVCFLEQSRTHGLSLQELANQVRNKIAERSERIALLYCDLMTDLGFREEEYADTLYFVEKTEVYEAGEDFPRLLKEDLPKGISHVSYNIDLTHCSEFEKDQEAIYQMFRVEG; encoded by the coding sequence GTGATTAACCTAAAAATAGAGTTTGAACAAATGATCAAGGAACTTAAAAGCCAAGATGAGACCGAGGTCTATAAGCTTAATGTCCTTACTTACGAGAATCCTGTCATGCTTGCAGGAATTGATCCAGCCAATCATCATCGCCAGCTTTACATTGACTTGGGAACCGAACCATGGGCGGATGATCAGGAGAAAGCCTTGCCGAAATGGCGCGGGATGTCTGTGAAAATCGAGTACTTTGAGAAGGTTTTTCTGTTAAAACAGCATTATTTTCTCGTTATCAGGCAGGAGGATGAACAAAGCTCAGAAATATTTGACGTTGTTCTCCAGAACCTTGCTGATCATTTGGTTGCTGAAAATGAGGAATCTCTTTTCTCAATAGTTTATAGAGTTCTCGATAGATGGAGGATCTTTTTCCAGAGAGGCGGGTTTAAAAGGCTTTCAGAAGAACAGCAAAGAGGTTTATTTGGAGAATTATGGTTTATAAATGAATGGCTTGATAAAAACCCTGGACAGCCCCCGCTTATTATTGAGCAGTGGGAAGGCCCTACAAGAGGTAGAATAGATTTTAAAGGAAGCCGATGCGGTCTTGAGATTAAAACTGTCATTGATAAATTATCTAAAACAATTAAAATATCTAATGAAAATCAGCTTAAATTAAGTGAAGCTGTGTCATCTATATTTCTTTATGTATGTTTTCTTGAGCAGAGCAGAACACACGGATTGTCTCTTCAGGAACTCGCAAACCAAGTTCGGAACAAAATAGCAGAAAGGTCCGAAAGAATTGCACTTTTATATTGTGATCTAATGACGGACCTTGGTTTTAGAGAAGAAGAATACGCTGATACTTTATACTTTGTAGAAAAGACAGAAGTCTATGAAGCAGGGGAGGATTTTCCCAGACTGCTAAAGGAAGATCTCCCTAAGGGTATTTCTCACGTATCATATAATATCGATCTTACCCATTGTTCAGAGTTTGAGAAAGATCAAGAAGCCATATACCAAATGTTTAGAGTGGAAGGATAA
- a CDS encoding Z1 domain-containing protein: MSVIDTKSLFEQTFTNNYYLLKTVSSTQEEAAEKALESARMLASGFGPIDDVMFQKWSLEMFKKYKIGLEVPKDYVMRNGREKGWFKPQMAASGFFWTRYRRYLSEVKKWPLEAVQAIDETTNQIMASIGNPKSMEPFDNRGLALGYVQSGKTANFTGLINKAYDLGYKLVIVLSGIHNDLRAQTQIRLNEEVIGNRTDKNGNPIGVAQIYSNTAEHIISSWTTEINDIKSSQRGTSNLNAPTLMVVKKNKTVLESLRDQLINHRDLYNLDIPMLIIDDEADQASVDTSNPDKNEDPKTINRLIRQILEVFNRKAFVGYTATPFANLLISKEGRTEEEGDDLYPKDFLVGLPKPKEYCGPEEYFNVEEDADDTRPSLIRPLRQEDLDVFTTIKKKSDADKFEEVPPQMREAILAFLLAIAIRNLRGQRKKHNSMLIHTSRFKDVQSSVKDEVWRTFDAISKQLQYNPESSVIAELQELYENDIRLTSREWPNENHPDFSWEDVYEELRKCSESIQVFEINGNSRDALDYHQYKEDGLNVIAVGGDKLSRGLTLEGLSITYYFRNTLMYDTLMQMGRWFGYRKGYMDLCRIYTSEEIASNFEHLAIAMIQLRQEFDRLAAMGKTPSEYAVKMLSHPTMMLTSPLKMRNAVSSNVIYAGTLQQTRLFDPSEQVLKGNMDATVKLVNKLQLEKNTYKKTNYFTAYNVNAELIKEYLSEYQTADSTIVNSVLISDYIDRANRSGELIKWTVAVVEGDPSVSSGLAEYPVEIGKLKLKSAAALGKKVKPPVSKDQIRDIGAIVSPNHEYIDLDPEEIKGIKDRTDKRRIRDKEKGLILIYPLHPQVQIFESLDVKFSSKLVPIGIAFSFPGTEIDDTSVYQTNKTV, translated from the coding sequence TTGTCAGTTATTGATACTAAGAGTCTATTTGAACAGACCTTTACAAATAATTATTATCTGCTTAAAACCGTATCTTCAACCCAGGAAGAAGCTGCAGAGAAAGCATTAGAATCAGCTAGGATGCTAGCATCTGGGTTTGGCCCAATTGATGATGTAATGTTTCAAAAGTGGTCACTTGAAATGTTTAAGAAATACAAAATTGGTTTAGAGGTTCCAAAGGATTATGTCATGCGGAACGGTAGAGAAAAAGGCTGGTTTAAGCCTCAAATGGCAGCGAGCGGATTTTTCTGGACAAGGTACCGCAGATATCTCTCTGAGGTAAAAAAATGGCCATTGGAGGCTGTTCAAGCAATTGACGAGACAACAAATCAAATTATGGCTTCAATTGGAAACCCTAAATCCATGGAGCCATTTGATAATCGCGGTCTTGCATTAGGGTATGTTCAGTCAGGGAAAACAGCCAACTTCACAGGACTTATCAATAAAGCCTATGACTTAGGCTATAAATTGGTCATTGTATTATCTGGTATTCATAATGATTTAAGAGCCCAGACACAGATTAGGCTGAATGAAGAAGTGATTGGCAACCGGACAGATAAGAATGGCAACCCGATTGGAGTTGCCCAAATATATTCAAATACAGCAGAACATATTATCTCCTCCTGGACAACAGAGATTAATGATATTAAGTCCAGCCAAAGAGGCACAAGCAATCTTAATGCTCCCACTTTAATGGTTGTGAAGAAAAACAAAACAGTATTGGAATCGCTTAGAGATCAGCTAATCAATCACCGTGATTTATATAACCTGGATATTCCTATGCTTATTATAGACGATGAGGCTGACCAGGCATCTGTTGATACTTCTAATCCGGACAAAAACGAAGATCCAAAAACGATTAACCGGCTAATCAGGCAAATACTTGAGGTATTTAACCGGAAGGCTTTTGTTGGCTATACAGCAACACCTTTTGCAAATCTTCTTATCAGCAAAGAGGGGAGAACAGAGGAAGAGGGAGATGACCTCTATCCGAAAGATTTCCTTGTTGGTCTTCCTAAACCGAAGGAATATTGCGGGCCAGAAGAGTACTTTAATGTAGAAGAAGATGCAGATGACACAAGGCCGAGTCTAATTCGTCCACTGAGACAGGAAGATCTTGATGTATTTACTACTATAAAAAAGAAATCAGATGCTGATAAATTCGAAGAAGTGCCGCCGCAAATGCGAGAGGCAATCTTGGCATTTTTACTCGCCATTGCCATCCGTAATTTGAGGGGGCAGAGGAAAAAACATAATTCGATGCTTATTCATACATCACGCTTCAAGGATGTTCAATCAAGTGTGAAAGATGAAGTCTGGCGGACTTTTGATGCCATCTCAAAACAGCTGCAGTATAATCCTGAAAGCAGTGTGATTGCTGAACTGCAAGAACTGTATGAAAATGACATTCGACTGACTAGCAGAGAATGGCCAAATGAGAATCATCCTGATTTCAGCTGGGAAGATGTATATGAAGAACTAAGAAAGTGCAGTGAGAGTATTCAAGTATTTGAAATAAACGGTAACAGCCGGGATGCATTGGACTATCATCAATATAAAGAAGATGGATTAAATGTAATTGCTGTCGGCGGTGACAAATTATCAAGGGGACTTACACTTGAAGGATTAAGCATCACTTATTATTTCCGGAACACGCTAATGTATGACACACTCATGCAGATGGGCCGCTGGTTTGGCTATAGAAAAGGCTATATGGATCTCTGCCGTATTTACACGTCAGAAGAGATTGCTTCAAATTTTGAGCATCTGGCTATCGCGATGATCCAGCTTCGCCAGGAGTTTGACCGTCTTGCTGCGATGGGAAAAACCCCCTCTGAATATGCAGTCAAAATGCTGAGTCATCCGACAATGATGCTGACAAGCCCGCTAAAGATGAGAAATGCTGTTTCTTCGAATGTGATTTATGCAGGTACATTGCAGCAAACACGGCTATTTGACCCAAGTGAACAGGTGCTAAAAGGAAATATGGACGCCACTGTTAAGTTAGTGAACAAGCTTCAATTAGAAAAAAACACTTACAAAAAAACGAACTACTTTACAGCATATAACGTTAATGCAGAACTGATTAAAGAGTACCTGTCAGAGTATCAGACTGCTGACAGTACTATCGTGAATTCCGTATTGATATCTGATTATATTGACCGTGCTAATAGAAGTGGAGAGCTAATAAAGTGGACTGTTGCAGTGGTTGAAGGAGATCCTTCTGTCAGCTCAGGTCTGGCAGAGTACCCTGTTGAAATAGGAAAACTAAAATTAAAATCTGCTGCTGCCCTCGGGAAGAAAGTAAAACCGCCGGTAAGCAAGGATCAAATAAGAGACATTGGGGCAATTGTATCTCCAAATCATGAATACATTGACCTTGACCCTGAAGAGATAAAGGGAATAAAAGACCGGACAGATAAACGCAGAATCCGTGACAAAGAAAAAGGATTAATCCTAATATATCCTTTACATCCGCAAGTGCAGATCTTCGAAAGTCTGGATGTGAAATTCTCTTCAAAATTAGTGCCAATTGGAATTGCATTTTCTTTCCCTGGCACTGAGATTGATGATACAAGTGTCTACCAGACTAACAAAACTGTATAA
- a CDS encoding AIPR family protein: MVETRQRKEFLIDFMEELEEKAAKTGSYQIPFLEKMLSFMERPDDPEILIPPYLDTAKNIAVNAYSFDDENNILDLYVTDYNFEQNEDVLLTVNMTAVTETANKAKRFVTNAKSLMQTIDHSLEAFDLAKIISNEMANLNEINIFVVTNMYYSSNKPVEMSIPGIETVNVQVWDIDRVKQLITSEQAIETDYIDFEKDYGETFEMMFVPDPANGVKEFDCYVGYISAELLAKAYDEWGQKLVERNVRSFLQARGGTNKGIRDTLKDPFQRKMFVAYNNGISTVARTGDFEKVNEGVNQYRVKGLSGWQIVNGGQTTASIHKAYKEGISLQDVYVQAKLTILQVNEFVTKDQHLLEDDMISRISQYANTQNKINKSDLLANTRFMSDLEKFSRNIWIPPLDGRKPENKWYFERARGQYMVDISRRKRGKEQSDFKKQYPKDKVLTKVDLAKYFMSWEGYPHVSSKGGEEAFKKFMDLNKSFWSGSTQDKITLSVYQKLIARAIINQRVEEIVNEMKLRGYKANVIYYTASMLHHLYSGQIDLVAVWEEQSLSDKWDEVIRIIADKTLFYLKDSAGERNVTQWAKQEACWIQYKDSCSKELSNLI; this comes from the coding sequence ATGGTAGAAACTAGACAAAGAAAAGAATTTCTCATCGACTTTATGGAGGAGCTAGAAGAAAAGGCGGCTAAAACAGGGAGTTATCAGATTCCATTTCTTGAAAAAATGCTTTCATTCATGGAAAGGCCTGATGATCCTGAAATTTTGATCCCGCCATATTTAGATACAGCAAAGAATATTGCAGTCAATGCTTATTCCTTTGACGATGAGAATAATATATTAGACCTGTACGTAACGGATTATAATTTTGAACAAAATGAAGATGTTCTTCTTACAGTTAACATGACTGCAGTTACCGAAACTGCCAATAAGGCAAAGCGATTTGTAACAAACGCAAAGTCACTTATGCAAACTATTGATCATTCATTAGAAGCTTTTGATCTTGCTAAGATTATTTCGAATGAGATGGCTAATCTTAACGAAATTAACATCTTTGTTGTAACAAACATGTACTATTCTTCTAATAAGCCTGTAGAGATGTCAATCCCTGGTATTGAAACAGTCAATGTACAAGTTTGGGATATTGATCGTGTTAAGCAGCTCATTACTTCCGAACAGGCTATTGAAACAGACTATATTGACTTTGAAAAGGATTATGGTGAGACCTTTGAAATGATGTTTGTGCCAGATCCTGCGAATGGGGTTAAGGAGTTTGACTGTTATGTCGGATACATTTCAGCAGAGCTCCTTGCAAAAGCATATGATGAATGGGGACAGAAATTAGTTGAAAGAAACGTCCGTTCATTTCTCCAAGCCAGAGGAGGGACAAATAAAGGCATAAGAGATACACTAAAAGATCCTTTTCAGCGTAAAATGTTTGTAGCCTATAACAACGGTATTTCAACTGTAGCCCGAACTGGTGATTTTGAAAAGGTAAATGAAGGTGTAAACCAGTATAGAGTAAAGGGTCTAAGCGGCTGGCAGATTGTTAATGGAGGACAAACTACTGCTTCTATTCATAAGGCTTATAAAGAAGGAATTAGCCTGCAAGATGTTTATGTACAGGCAAAGCTTACTATTCTTCAGGTTAATGAATTTGTTACAAAAGATCAGCATTTGTTAGAAGATGATATGATCTCAAGAATTTCGCAATATGCAAATACACAAAACAAAATAAACAAATCAGATCTTCTCGCTAATACCCGATTTATGTCTGATTTAGAAAAATTCTCCCGAAATATTTGGATTCCTCCACTGGACGGAAGAAAACCCGAAAATAAATGGTATTTTGAACGTGCAAGAGGCCAGTATATGGTTGATATTAGCCGAAGAAAGCGCGGAAAAGAACAAAGCGATTTCAAAAAGCAGTATCCTAAAGATAAAGTTCTGACAAAAGTAGACCTTGCGAAATATTTCATGTCATGGGAAGGTTATCCTCATGTTTCAAGTAAAGGCGGAGAGGAAGCTTTTAAAAAATTCATGGATTTGAACAAAAGTTTTTGGAGCGGCAGTACGCAGGACAAAATAACCCTATCTGTCTATCAAAAATTAATCGCAAGAGCAATCATTAATCAGCGAGTAGAAGAGATTGTTAATGAAATGAAACTGAGAGGCTATAAGGCGAATGTTATTTATTATACAGCATCTATGCTGCATCATTTGTACAGCGGCCAAATCGATTTAGTTGCAGTTTGGGAAGAACAATCTTTATCTGATAAATGGGATGAAGTTATCAGAATCATTGCTGATAAAACTTTATTCTATTTAAAAGACTCTGCTGGTGAACGAAACGTTACTCAATGGGCAAAACAAGAGGCGTGCTGGATACAATATAAAGACTCATGTTCAAAAGAATTAAGTAATTTAATTTAA
- a CDS encoding TRAP transporter small permease — protein sequence MASLSEWGKKVQEWFIGAGLLIIALILFMNVILRYIFGSSIEWAEEFTRYGIVWITFIGASVCIYKGAHLGIDSLLSMLSEKGARYMSSIVLVICVIFSIIFVVLSLTITLKVAETGQVSSTIGVPIYIIYGVMPFSGILMTINYGAQFWNILRKKEKLL from the coding sequence TTGGCCTCACTATCAGAATGGGGAAAGAAAGTTCAAGAATGGTTTATCGGCGCGGGATTATTAATTATTGCTCTCATTCTATTTATGAACGTAATTCTGAGATATATTTTTGGATCATCAATCGAATGGGCGGAAGAGTTTACTCGCTACGGAATAGTTTGGATCACCTTTATCGGTGCTAGTGTGTGTATCTATAAAGGAGCCCATCTTGGTATAGATTCCTTATTGTCAATGCTTTCCGAAAAAGGGGCTCGTTATATGAGTTCCATCGTTCTTGTCATCTGCGTTATTTTTTCAATTATCTTTGTTGTTTTATCACTTACGATTACTTTAAAAGTAGCTGAAACCGGACAAGTTAGCTCTACTATCGGGGTGCCTATTTATATAATCTATGGGGTCATGCCATTTAGCGGAATTTTAATGACCATTAATTATGGGGCTCAATTTTGGAATATCCTTCGTAAAAAGGAGAAACTATTATGA